The Sabethes cyaneus chromosome 3, idSabCyanKW18_F2, whole genome shotgun sequence DNA window TTCCAAATAGTGTTGTTGGACTCTCCATGCACTTGTAAGTGTGCGACTAACGTTTGAAGTTAGCAGGATTTCCATCTAACGACAGTCATAATCATGTCGACAGCGTGCGCCAAGTGTTTACAGTTAGTGTTAATAGCTCAATTGCTTTTCATTGTCATCACCGGGGAAAAAGTTTTACTGCACGATGGCCTGGAGTACGGAAAGCTGCTGGAAACCGGCTCGTGTGTTTCGAAGTGTTTAAAGGAAACTAACGGATCATTGCAGCTGTGCTACGATACTTGCTCCCAAGATCTGCAAGATGGAGAAAGTATCATCGAACAGGACACGGTTTCgaaatttcaagttaaactAATTTGCCGTGATAGCACCAGCCTTGTCATTAAAATTCATAAAGTTCCAATCTCTGCCGATCTAAACAGTGACGTTCAAGCAAGAATCCAAAGGAATGTTGCAGTTATTAGCAATGGTAACGAGAGCAAAAAAGCTTTGGCATTCCCTATTTATTTGCTCAATATTGAATCAAGTGATCATCATCAACATAAATCGGTGGTTTATATGGCAAGCGAATCTATGGTTACAATTGATAGTTTATCCCCAAACTGCAGTTACAATATCAGCCTAACAGTTATTAGTGAAAACCGTTTCAGTTCCGCAAGTGTTCGGCATCAGATAACTACATTACCGTTGCAATACAAACCGCAACCAATAAGCAGTGTTGACGTGATTCGATATCGTTCTAACAGTCAAGACAGTTCATTAGTAGATGCGATAATTTCATGGAAACCGGCTTCCGAAATGACGTGCCATTACGAGATCCTACACTATTCGACCCATTTGGTGGATGCCGACTTGACATCGAAGATTGTTGAAGGTCCCGAGGAGTTGTACCATTATGTCGTCGATGCGCTGGAATTGAACTCCGAGTACGAAATAGCCGTTCGAGCGCAGAATACCCGTTTTTCAAATTTGGAGAGTGAACTAATATGGCACACGTTTTATACACCCAGTTGTGCCGAATGGCATAATAATAGCCAGTTCTGTGCTCCGGAAATGGTTGAAAATATTCAAGTTGACTGCACTCACTTGTTCGAAAATACCTTTACTTTTGACATTACTTGGAACAAACCACGATTCATTCCTGAGTTTTACTCAATAAAGCTGCTCGATTTGGATCCGGAAGTTGTGGATGAACTACACATTAATTTCGCTTCAAGCAACGTTAGTGGCAACGAAACCGGTTATTCGATCGAATCATTTAGTGTGCTAGGAGCTCAGTACGGAGTTGTAGTCACAGCACATGCTAACAATCGAACGGCTGAGCGAAGTGTTATAAAACCTCTTTATACAAGCCGAGTGCATTCAGTTCAACAGGACTGGGAAAGAGCCGCTGTTATTATTTTGGCTCTGGTGGTGATCGGTGTGTTTGTGGTTTTTGTTTACTACGCCCTGCAAAGCAAAGTCAAACAATTTGAAAAGGGTGTCGAATTTCACAAGAATACGGATGCTGTCAAAGAACCCGTAGACACGCGAACAGATGGTCGAGAAATACTACAGTCCCTTGCACCCATCCAAGATGAGATGGAAGTTGATTTAGAGCGGATCCAACTGCTGGACGTTTTGGGTGAGGGTGCTTTTGGACTTGTACGACAGGGCATTCTTGTTCACCCGACAGGAGATCATATTGACGTTGCTGTTAAGATGTTGAAAGAGTTTCCAAGTTTGGGAGACATCAAAGAGTTTCGGCGAGAAATTGAAGTAATGAAATCGGTAGGAAACCATCCGAATGTTGTGTCCATTTTGGGACACTACACGCAAAGTGTCGAGGATATGATGCTGCTGACGGAATATTGCAGCGAAGGCAATCTGTTGGATTATCTACGCTGTGAATGGAATAAACTGTTGAAACTCAAGTCGTCTGGCGTAAAGTGCACAACGCCCGCGTTGCAGAATAACAAAAAACCAGAGAGCGTCTTCAATTTTGATGTCTCGTTTGTTAATGAGAAAAAGATTTTTTCGCAAAAGTTTATTTCTGTAGATCAGTCCGGTACGGGCTACGAAAACCAATTGGGGACGTTTTATGAAAATCAGCTGCAAAGCGTGGTAGAAAATCAATGCTACTACAGTGACGGCATTCCGGACCAGAAACAAGAAAAACCCGAGATTTCCTGCGATCAGCTAATCGATTTTGCTAGACAAATCGCGGTGGGGATGGAATTCTTGGCTCTCAATAAGGTAGTTCACCGTGATTTGGCTGCTCGAAATGTGTTAGTATGCAAGAATAACGTTGTAAAAATATCGGACTTTGGTTTAAGCAGAGACATTTATCAGGAAAATGTGTACAAGAAAACTGGAGATGGAAAATTACCAGTAAAATGGCTTGCCTTGGAGTCATTGACCCATCAAGTTTACACTTCACAGAGCGACGTGTGGTCATTTGGTATTTTGCTATACGAAATTTGCACCCTCGGTGGCAACCCGTATCCATCGATAGCAACAAATCGATTGAtcttggaactgaaaaccggtTACCGTATGGAAAAACCGTCTAGCTGCAGTCCACATCTGTATGATCTTATGTTGGCATGCTGGAGTGGCTTACCGAATGATAGACCCTCGTTCTCGGCCATCCTAGGTCACCTGGATAAACTAGCAGAGCATTGCAAAGACAGTGAAGAGTCACTTATAAACTTAGAAGCAATTATCGATCCGGCAACAATTCAGAATGCTTTATTTTTTTAGTTTGTGTCCATTTTGtgatttaccgaaattcttGTATTCATAATTGAAATGTATACAATTAGATAAATAGGATTAGATAAATAGACGTTAGATACACGATGATTATTCATCTTTCTTAgctaaaataaacatttattaaataataatttaatgTGTCTGGTCAGTTTCCCGAATTAACATTCAGTCCGAAACGACCTACAGTATTCAGAAAAGTTTATCTGCAAAGATCCGGCATTCTGGAACAAATTAAGgcgaaattagtcgtcatcgattctgcaaattttaaaagcagttttgtatgaattaaaaattttgtccatgaaaatatattcgctgcattcagattggcaaaaagaatgcagtgaatacattacGGCTTGGGCTCTCCGACttaaagttaatgactgctaatttcccgatAAAATCACTTAATAAACTCATGTCCTCTCCACTAGGTATAGTTTTcaaactaaatgattcttttctAGACTAAATGATTTGAACACTGACAGCAACTTGCTTCTAGTGCTAGTATGCGTTTCATTCAAGTGTCGACTTTTTGCTTGGATGTCCATCCTCTGTGGTTTATCTACCCTTGGAAACAGatagaatggaatggaatgtaaAATAATCGAATTTCGTATATGTTTAAAAAAGGAACGTTAAAACCAACTTTGATATTTTTCCATATCTCCTTAGTTGTGCAATGGTCATTTAACTAAATATTTAAAACCAATAGACCCATAGACATTATTTGCCCCTACATATTTCTAATGTTTGGTATTTCCTCCCTTTGCTCAAGCAGAAGATTCACATTGTTATCCTGACATCAATTCAACTAGCCTTGCAATTGCTTCATGCTCAATTTTGTTCTATTCAGCGGCAATTACTTGCTGGTTCGAAGTTGTCCATGGAATTGCTATCGTTATTGGCTGTAACTAAATTTCACGGCGATGGCGGATACAAAAAAACACTGTCATCACGTATCACCCACACGGTGGACATAGTTCTAGCAAAATAACAACGCCGACACAGTCGATTGACCTACTTCCTCAATGTATTACCGACATTAAAATGATTTAGAAAGCTCACACGCGCTACCCTTCTGGCATGTGTAGTGAATATTAACATCTGCAATAATTTAGCAAACTTATTGACCGAATGTTTGCGAAGAGTTTGTGTCGGTTAATGGAAAAGCACATTGGTCCGGAGTCACAATTTAAGTGAAAACTTGATTTTTCTGAAATTTGGTGGGTTAACCTAGCAATGTCTAATAAAGAAATTTAGCACATTCTTTCGGTCAAGCGTACTGCTAATTTTGCCGATAATTGCTATactaacatttttgttttaagATCTACGCCTACGGTTTAACTTATTTTCGGACAAATTATAGAGTATTTTATtaggtactagctgacccggcaaacttcgtattgccacaaattaaaatgtgttgtatataaatcgtgaatctgtcacaacCTTGAGCTTagtaagtttctgaggagctcaaccttagataacTCATTTTGGGAGTTACGTCACTATGAAAGCGTGGGTAGttcaatttacaaattttcattttttcctcaCAGTGAAGTAGAAAACGATCCCCCcgttacttagccagataaaataaagcgtatAGCAtttaaatttctcgagttcgattaatttttgagttacgcataaatttctgttttgtttgtatgagagtcctcattcccctaccacaggggtgagggttctcaaaccatcataaaaaaaatcttgcctacaaaatcccccacatgctcaatttggttccacttgcttgattagttctctagttatgaggaagtttgtatttcatttgtacgggagcccccccttaTAGGGGGAGAggcataattcccctcctaaagaggggaggggtctcaattcaccacagaaaaaaattgacgccaaaacacccacatgccaaatgtggttccatttgcttgattagttctagagttctgaggaaaattgtatttcttttgtatgggagccccctctcctacaGGGGggtggggtcataattcccttcctaaagagggaaggagtctcaatgcaccataaaaaaattctcatctccaaaaatacccacatgtcaaattttgttccatttgcctgattagttttcacgttatgcagaaatttgtgtttcatttgtatgggagccccccctcttagtggggggaggggtctataaccatcataagaaccttcctcgagCCCAGaaaaccctacatgcaaattttcacgccggtcgtctcagtagttttcgattctataaaggacagacagacagacagacagacagacagacagacagacagacagacagacagacagacagacagacagacagacagacagacagacagacagacagacagacagacagacagacagacagacagacagacagacagacagacagacagacagacagacagacagacagacagacagacagacagacagacagacagacagacagacagacagacagacagacagacagacagacagacagacagacagacagacagacagacagacagacagacagacagacagacagacagacagacagacagacagacagacagacagacagacagacagacagacagacagacagacagacagacagacagacagacagacagacagacagacagacagacagacagacagacagacagacagacagacagacagacagacagacagacagacagacagacagacagacagacagacagacagacagacagacagacagacagacagacagacagacagacagacagacagacagacagacagacagacagacagacagacagacagacagacagacagacagacagacagacagacagacagacagacagacagacagacagacagacagacagacagacagacagacagacagacagacagacagacagacagacagacagacagacagacagacagacagacagacagacagacagacagacagacagacagacagacagacagacagacagacagacagacagacagacagacagacagacagacagacagacagacagacagacagacagacagacagacagacagacagacagacagacagacagacagacagacagacagacagacagacagacagacagacagacagacagacagacagacagacagacagacagacagacagacagacagacagacagacagacagacagacagacagacagacagacagacagacagacagacagacagacagacagacagacag harbors:
- the LOC128740215 gene encoding tyrosine-protein kinase receptor torso-like, producing MSTACAKCLQLVLIAQLLFIVITGEKVLLHDGLEYGKLLETGSCVSKCLKETNGSLQLCYDTCSQDLQDGESIIEQDTVSKFQVKLICRDSTSLVIKIHKVPISADLNSDVQARIQRNVAVISNGNESKKALAFPIYLLNIESSDHHQHKSVVYMASESMVTIDSLSPNCSYNISLTVISENRFSSASVRHQITTLPLQYKPQPISSVDVIRYRSNSQDSSLVDAIISWKPASEMTCHYEILHYSTHLVDADLTSKIVEGPEELYHYVVDALELNSEYEIAVRAQNTRFSNLESELIWHTFYTPSCAEWHNNSQFCAPEMVENIQVDCTHLFENTFTFDITWNKPRFIPEFYSIKLLDLDPEVVDELHINFASSNVSGNETGYSIESFSVLGAQYGVVVTAHANNRTAERSVIKPLYTSRVHSVQQDWERAAVIILALVVIGVFVVFVYYALQSKVKQFEKGVEFHKNTDAVKEPVDTRTDGREILQSLAPIQDEMEVDLERIQLLDVLGEGAFGLVRQGILVHPTGDHIDVAVKMLKEFPSLGDIKEFRREIEVMKSVGNHPNVVSILGHYTQSVEDMMLLTEYCSEGNLLDYLRCEWNKLLKLKSSGVKCTTPALQNNKKPESVFNFDVSFVNEKKIFSQKFISVDQSGTGYENQLGTFYENQLQSVVENQCYYSDGIPDQKQEKPEISCDQLIDFARQIAVGMEFLALNKVVHRDLAARNVLVCKNNVVKISDFGLSRDIYQENVYKKTGDGKLPVKWLALESLTHQVYTSQSDVWSFGILLYEICTLGGNPYPSIATNRLILELKTGYRMEKPSSCSPHLYDLMLACWSGLPNDRPSFSAILGHLDKLAEHCKDSEESLINLEAIIDPATIQNALFF